The window GGTGTAGCGCCATGATCTTCTTCCTGGTCCTTCTCGGCGGCGCCATCGCACTGGTCGTCATCGGCGCTGCCGTCGACGGCATGCTGTATCTGCTCTCCACCGGCGTGCTGCTCCTCATCATCGCCGTGCTCTACCTGCTCGTGCGCTCGGTATCGCGCTCGCGCCGCCGCCCGGCCGCCTGACGCGCGGTGGTGGACGACAGACCGCCGCTCCGCATGCCCGCATGCGCTCAGTGGAGGGGGCGGGACACTTCGCCGGTTGTGCTGACCAGTGTGTGGTGGCAGCCCGGTCTCAAGAGCGAGCCTGGGGGCGCAGCCGGCAGATCTGGCCTGGGTCACCGAGTTGCAGGCGGTGCCACCGGGCAGAGGCGAAGCAGAACACGCCGAAGAGGACCAGCCCGATCGCGACGGCGACCCGGAACCACGGTCCTACCGGTGTCTGAGTGAAGCTGCGGAGCGTCGCGTCCACGTCATGGCCTCGTCCGGGTCGAAGCAGCGGCTGCCACAAGGACGGCGAACCCGGCCGCAGCGAGTACCACTCCTCGAGCCGCGCCTGACCACGCCCAGGGCGGTAACGGCCTGGCTTCGAAGGGGGTGGCTCATGGTGCCGCTGTCCAGCTGCCGCGGCAAGCACCGCATGGCCGTCCGGACGCCGAATACTCCGCCGATGCCTGGTGTCCCGGATCCGCCCGTGTATCCGGGACGTGGTCACGATGCCCTCCTCAGATCGCGGTCCGCCGTCATCTGGTCGCGCAGGCGGGCGCAGGTGCGGGTGAGCAGACGGGAGACGTGCATCTGGGAGATACCGAGCTGCTCGCCGATCCGGCTCTGTGTCATCTCGCAGAAGAACCGCATGTACAGGATCTGCCGGTCGCGCTCGGGCAGTGCCCGCAGGAGCGGTCGGAGCGCCTCACGATTGACGACTTGGTCGAAGCCGGGCTCCAGGGCACCATGCGTGTCGGTCAGTGGGTGGCTGTCCTCGGAGTGACCGGGCACGGCGTCCACGGACAGGGCTGCGAAGCTCACCAGCGCCCCCTGGCCCAGCTGTACCTCCGCCTCGGTCAGGCCGCTGTGCGCGGCGATCTCCTGGACCGAGGGTTCGCGGCCGTTGAGCGAAGCGAACTCCTTGCCGGCGAAGCGGACCCGGCCACGCAGTTCCTGCACGCGCCGCGGTACATGCACGATCCAGAGTTCGTCACGTAAGTGCCGCTTCACCTCGCCGATGATCGTCGGTACGGCAAAGCTCGGGAAGGCGGTACCGCGGCTCGGGTCGAAGCGCGATACCGCCTTGACCAGGCCCAGTTGGGCGACCTGCTTGAGGTCCTCGAAGCTCTCGCCGCGATGACGGAACCGCCCGGCGAGCCTTACGGTCATCGGCATCCAGGCGCACACCACCTCCTGCCGCAGCGCGGACCTCTCCGGGCCGTCCGGCAGGGCGGCGATACGGCTGAAGGCGTCCGCGGTGTCCGGGGCATCGTTGTAGGCGCGTGCGCTTGGTGGGCCCTTCGTGCGTGCGTACGCCATGGGCGCGTGCCTCCTCATCGGTGGCGTGACTCACCGTGGGAGCCGGCAGGCCGCAGCACACTGGGGAGCAGCGACAGCTGCTTCCACGGGCGTGCCTCCGGTCTGAAGCACAGCAGACGGATCCCCGGGCGGCCCGCTTTCAAACAGTTTCCGCACCAAGCAACTGCGGCTCCCCACGGGGCGCGCCACCCCGCAGTGACGCGTCGGCGGAGTGGTGCTGTCGAGCGCTCTGCCGTTCTGCCGTTCTGCTCGCTCAACGGCTTCAAGGTCAGACAAGGGACAGACCTGATGATTGAGCTCCACAAGGTGGACTGCACAACGGGGCATCCGACGGCCGTCCTGGACACAGGCACCGGAGAGTTGAACCCACAGCTCCCGGTGCCGTCCGCTCAGCGCACACGCCGTCACCGCCGGTCTGCCAGATGGATGCGCCGCAGCCCTCGGCTCAGTGCCCTCTGCAGTGGCTCCGGGAGCCTCTCGTCCTTCGTCGTGGCGACCAGAGCCGCAGCCACGTCCCGGAGTTTCACGTTGCAGTGCTGCGACACGTCCACCAGCAGGTTCCAGGCCCGCTCGCTGGAACACGGGGCCAGGACCATCACCATGCCGCGCGCCTGGTCGATCACCGCACGAGTTACCAGCGCTTGACTCAACTGCTCATTTTTGGCACGCAGTTCGAGAATCTCGGCAACCAGGGCCGCGTCTCCCGTCGATGTCCCAGCCGTCACCAGCCGCTGTTCTTCGCTCCTCGATGTCGACCGAATCACGGTCGCGTCATTCCCGGACGTCGGCTGCGTGATTCATGGCCTTCCCCTTGCGGACGGCTCATCCGCCAGTGGGACGCCGCACCCCTGGTCTTCCGCGTAGTGCCGCCGCAGCGCACGCCCCAGCGCACGCTGCATCAGCCGCGGGAGCGGCTCACCCTCCCAGGCCGCGACCACGGCCGCAGACACCTCCGGAAGTTGGGTGTGGCACTGCCGCGAGATATCCACCAGCAGGTTCCTCGCCGGCCCGCGGCGGCAGGGGGCCAGGACCATCACCATCCCGCAGGCCTGGTCGATGACCATGCGGCCGGCCAGCGCCCGCCGCAGCTGATCGTTCTCGGCGCGCAGCGTCTCGACGTCGTGAGCCGCCGCCTCCCCCGCCACGGCCTCGGCCCTCAGATCCCACCAATTCTCCGGAAGCAAGGTTGTGCGCTGCATGGCATGTGCCTCTCCACGATTTCCGCGCGTCCGGTGTGGCTCAAGCCACCCCGGGATCTCCGGATGCCGGGCAACTTCATCGGTCACCCGCGGCGTTCACGGTCCCGACGGTCCTCGCGCCTCCAGCGCGCCTGGTGCTGACGGCTGTAGCGACGGTTCCAGCGCTCCTGACGGTCCCGGCGGTTCTCGTAGTCCCGGTAGTCCCCGAGATCGGAACCGTCGCCACGGATCCCGCCTCCCCCACGATCGCGGCCGTGCCGGGTGGCGCCGAACACCAGCACCGCCGCGGCCACCCACCAGATGGGGTCCATGAATCCGAGGCCGAACAAAACCCCGATCAGGATGACAAGAAGAACGAACACGGCGGGCCTCCCCGGAGCAGAACGAAGCGTGACTGCCGGGGGCCAGGGCCTGTACGAACAGCGTAGCCCTCCCCAGAGGTTACGGACAGCGACCCACGTCAGCGGCCTCCGCAGGATCCAGATGGCCACTTGACGCCTGTTCAGGGAGCGCGGCGAGGGCTAGCGTGTCAGGTACGGCCCGAGCCCCCGGCAGCGTCGAACTCCTCTCGCGCTCCCTCGTGGGCGCACCTCGCGCATCAGTGCCGGACCCCGTCCCGCCCCCCAGCGGGCGCTCCCACACTCACCGTCGCTACGCGACCCCGTCGCAGCCTCGATGCGCCCCATGCGGGCATCCCCCTCAACTGCCCGCCGCGTCGCACGCATCCACCGCAGGCGGTACGCATGTACGTACTGATCGTTCCGGCTTCCGTCCCCTTCGTCCTGCTCGCCACCGTGATGGGCTTGTCCTGGTGGGGGGACCACGTCCTGCCGGCGCCGCCTGCCGAGCCGGTCGACCATCCCACCGAGGCTTCGTTCGTCCCAGCGGCCCCTGCCCGGCTCGCGGAACTCCCCCGTTTCGACACCGCGTTGACAAGGGAGGTGGCCGGGTGTTGACTGCCAGTACGGCGTAGGGCTGTGCCACTCCGGATCACTCGGGACGCATTCCACCTCGCAGCTTCGCCCGGACCCCGCGGAACACAGGAACTTCCCGCGATCTGGAGGCCCGGCGATGCTTTGGATTCTTCTCCTTCTGCTGATCCTGGTGGTGTTCGGGTTCGGCTTCACCATGCAGACCCTTTGGTGGGTCGCCGCCGTACTCCTCGTCGTCTGGATCGTCGGCTTCTCCATGCGCGGGCGGGGCGGCGGCGGACGCCGCGGCGGCGGCCGCCGGTACAGCCGCAGTCGCGGATAGCGCACGCACCAGGCGCTCTCCCGCCCTTCGGGACGGCGCCCCGTACGGCGATCACGCCCGAAATCCGGGGGTGCCGAGGTGCGTTCGGTGCTTCCCTCGTCGGGGTCTCTGCCCGAAGGTAGCCGCTGAGGGACCGACAGGACTACGGTGGGGGAACTGGCCCCAGTCCCCGGCTCCGCGAAAATGACCAAGCAAGGTGTGTCATGCAGCGCACATTGAGCACATACGGGGAGCGTTGGTCTCGAACAGAGTCACTCGTCTGGGATGAGAGCAGTCCTGCCGGCGAGGTCAGGACTCTTCGCTCGGAGAACGTGGAACTGCGCCGACGGCTGCGCAGGCGTGCAGTCGCCCTACGGGCTCAGGGCGTGGTCATGGCGCTCGTGCCGTGTTCCAGCGCACACGCCAAGGACTTTCTCGCTGATCTGGCCGATCACTGCGGCCTCCCGGTGCGCGACGTCGCCCGGGCCCTCGTCGGCACCTTCGAGGGCCGTCCACTCACGGCGAAGATGCAGCGCGAGCTCGGCAGCGCGGTGGTGCGCCTCAAGGGTGCCGCTCGGGCCTGAGCAGGTCAGCCGCTCCTCCTTCCGGCCGCGCGTTCCTGTTCCCTCGGCCGAAGATGCACGACACCGGATCAGACACCGGGCCCCCGCGTCGGACTGACACGCGCCGCCGCGCAGAGGCCGCACCCGCCGTTGGAGCGGGGACTTGAACCACGGGAGGTTCACATGCTTGAAGGCCATGTCCGTAAGCCGAAGATCGACCGGGCGTTCCGCGCTTCGGACGGTCAACCGGTTGAGTTCGAAGGCAAGACGGTGCACCTTGCCTTCGATATTTCCATGAAGTGGGCGACGTCCAGGCTGGCAATCACCTTCACCTCTTTCGTGGGCACACCGCCCCAGGGCGTGTGTCTGGAACTGTCGGAGGGCGATCTGCTCGTCAACGGCTCCCGGTCGTCGGGCGTCTGCCTGTGGACCGACTCGGCGCCGCCGGTGGTATACCTGAAGCCGCTGATCAAGCCCACCGCCACGTCGACGCTACAGGTCTGGAACTGCTGGCGAGGCGGGGACGGGGAACCCCAGATGTGGCGGGGCAACGCCGGTCTGCTCGTCGACCTCAACCCCGGCGCGTCCTACCGCTTCAGCTGCAGCGACGGCACCGGACATGCCGACTTCACCGATCTCATCTTCGGCCTGGAGATCCAGGAGAAGACCAGCGACCCGTGGCTGGATCCGCTGCCGCCCCGGACATTCACCCGGGGTACAGACTCCACCCACCCCCGCAGCCCCGACGCGTGATCGCCGGCACCCGGCACCTCAGTTCGCAGTCCCGCCGTAGTCCTCACGCATGACCCGCTGACCGGAGCGCCCCCCAACCTGTCTCGGCGTGAGTCGTGGCCGCCTCCCCGCACGACCTGGCCGCCGCGGGCCCGTGGGTACCGGTCGCAGCTCTCGGCCCCGTCGACGCCACCGCCCGAGGTGGCGCAGGCGTGGAACGGCGAAGGCCCGGGCGGCCGGGTGCGACTCGGCCGCCCGGGTTCCTCACCTGTCCGGTGAGGACATGCGTTCCCTCAGACGATCATCCACTGCTGGTTCGTGCCGGAGTTGCAGGTCGACTGGTCCAGGGCCGCGCCGTTGGCGGTGGACCCTCCGGCGATCTGCAGGCACTTGCCGCTGTTGACGTTGGTGTACGTGAGGTAGGCGCCGATCACCGCTGTCCTCTTCCACAACTGGTGCGAGGCTCCCGTGCACGTCGACTGGACGGCGGTCGCGCCGTTGGCGGTGGAGGCTCCGGCGACCTGGAGACACTTGCCGCTGTTGACGTTGACCAGCTGATAGTTGGAGCCGACGGCGGTGGGCTGCCACTGCTGGTTGGTGCCGGAGTTGCAGTTCCCGGAGTTCACCGATGCCCCGTCAGCCGTACTCGCCGACCAGACGTCCGCGCACTTGTCGGCGTTCCGGTTCCACAGGTGGTTGTTCGGAGCGGCGAGTGGACCGGAGAGGACAGGCCACCCGTTCGCGAAGGTCAGCTGACGGATGTCGAGTGCCTCCCGCCCTGCCTGGTCGGCGTCGTAGTAGTGGTAGGCGAGGTACTTGGACGAGCCGTCGTCGTAGGCGTCGGCACCGCCGGCGGCCACCCTCGGGCGAGCGCCGTTGAGGACGGTGGTCCCTCCGTTCGAGAGCATGTTGGTGCCGTTCTGGTCGAGATACGGTCCTGTGATGCTGGTGGACCGTCCGACCACCGTGTAGTAGTTGCTGTTGGTCCCGCTGCAGCACAGGCCCTTGGAGCCGAAGAGGTAGTAGAAGCCGCCGTTGAGGACGATCGTCGGGTTCTCGATGCCGACGGCGAGGTGCCAGAGGTTGTGGTCGGTGGTGGACAGCTTGCCGGTGGACTGGTCCAGGACGTGCATGTAGGTACCGGGGCCGGTGAAGGAACCCCAGGAGATGTACAGGCGGCCGTCCGGCCCCCAGTCGACGTTCGGGTCGATCGGGTAGTTGACGTCCGTGACCATGCCCTGGTCGGTCCACGGACCCTCGATGTTCGTCGCGGTGGCCACTCCCATCACTGCGTACGAGGTGCCCCAGCGGGAACCGGCGTAGTACAGGTGGTACTTGCCGTTGAACTGCTTGATCTCCGGGGC of the Streptomyces aurantiacus genome contains:
- a CDS encoding DUF1206 domain-containing protein gives rise to the protein MTTSRIHGRIRDTRHRRSIRRPDGHAVLAAAAGQRHHEPPPSKPGRYRPGRGQARLEEWYSLRPGSPSLWQPLLRPGRGHDVDATLRSFTQTPVGPWFRVAVAIGLVLFGVFCFASARWHRLQLGDPGQICRLRPQARS
- a CDS encoding SigB/SigF/SigG family RNA polymerase sigma factor, translated to MAYARTKGPPSARAYNDAPDTADAFSRIAALPDGPERSALRQEVVCAWMPMTVRLAGRFRHRGESFEDLKQVAQLGLVKAVSRFDPSRGTAFPSFAVPTIIGEVKRHLRDELWIVHVPRRVQELRGRVRFAGKEFASLNGREPSVQEIAAHSGLTEAEVQLGQGALVSFAALSVDAVPGHSEDSHPLTDTHGALEPGFDQVVNREALRPLLRALPERDRQILYMRFFCEMTQSRIGEQLGISQMHVSRLLTRTCARLRDQMTADRDLRRAS
- a CDS encoding ANTAR domain-containing protein; the protein is MTAGTSTGDAALVAEILELRAKNEQLSQALVTRAVIDQARGMVMVLAPCSSERAWNLLVDVSQHCNVKLRDVAAALVATTKDERLPEPLQRALSRGLRRIHLADRR
- a CDS encoding ANTAR domain-containing protein, whose product is MQRTTLLPENWWDLRAEAVAGEAAAHDVETLRAENDQLRRALAGRMVIDQACGMVMVLAPCRRGPARNLLVDISRQCHTQLPEVSAAVVAAWEGEPLPRLMQRALGRALRRHYAEDQGCGVPLADEPSARGRP
- a CDS encoding hydrophobic protein, whose amino-acid sequence is MLWILLLLLILVVFGFGFTMQTLWWVAAVLLVVWIVGFSMRGRGGGGRRGGGRRYSRSRG
- a CDS encoding ANTAR domain-containing protein yields the protein MELRRRLRRRAVALRAQGVVMALVPCSSAHAKDFLADLADHCGLPVRDVARALVGTFEGRPLTAKMQRELGSAVVRLKGAARA
- a CDS encoding family 43 glycosylhydrolase; amino-acid sequence: MAFLTVLGMVTASPAQALSGDVRMHDPSLIKVGSCYYGFSTGFENDSLNPSGSITIRKTCGGTAASGWTKVGNVWGATPSWITAKLGSTPPNIWAPEIKQFNGKYHLYYAGSRWGTSYAVMGVATATNIEGPWTDQGMVTDVNYPIDPNVDWGPDGRLYISWGSFTGPGTYMHVLDQSTGKLSTTDHNLWHLAVGIENPTIVLNGGFYYLFGSKGLCCSGTNSNYYTVVGRSTSITGPYLDQNGTNMLSNGGTTVLNGARPRVAAGGADAYDDGSSKYLAYHYYDADQAGREALDIRQLTFANGWPVLSGPLAAPNNHLWNRNADKCADVWSASTADGASVNSGNCNSGTNQQWQPTAVGSNYQLVNVNSGKCLQVAGASTANGATAVQSTCTGASHQLWKRTAVIGAYLTYTNVNSGKCLQIAGGSTANGAALDQSTCNSGTNQQWMIV